From Cryptosporangium phraense:
TGCAGGTGGTGAATCGCTGGCGTCCGGACGACACCGACGTCTACCGCGATCTGGACGAGGGTGGGGTGTCCGTCCTGGGCGCGGTCGCCCGCAAGCCGTGACTCCGAGCCGACCCCGAAGGACTTCCCGTGAGCAACAACGACTGGATGATCGAGTCGTCCAACGAAGCCGCCGACCGTGAGCCGGTCGAGCTGCACCCGGAGCGCCCCCACCCGGCGCGGGTCTACGACTACCTGCTCGGCGGCAACACGAACTTCGCGTCCGACCGGGCCTTCGCCGAGGCGGCGCTGAAGCTCAACGAAGGCACCCGGACGACCGCGCGGTCCAACCGCGAGTTCCTGCGCCGGGCGGTCACGTTCCTCACCCGCGACGCCGGGATCCGGCAGTTCATCGACATCGGCACCGGGTTACCGACCAGCCCGAACGTGCACGAGATCGCGCACTCGATCGCGCCCGAGAGCCGGGTCGTCTACACCGACAACGACCCGATCGTCGCCGCCCACGCTCGCGCGCTGCTCACCAGCGAGCCGGGAACCGGCCCGACGACCTACATCGAGGCCGACCTCCGCAAGCCGGAGACGATCCTCTCCCAGGCCCACGAGATCCTCGACTTCACGCAGCCGATCGGCCTGCTGCTCATCGCGGTCACCCACCACCTCAAGAACGACGAGGACCCGCAGGCGGTCGTCGCGGCGGTGGTCGACGCGCTGCCGTCCGGGTCGTACCTGGCGCTGTCGCAGATCACCGACGAGTTCCGGCCGGAGCAGTGGCACGCGATCGAGGCCGACTTCGCCCGGCGCGGCAGCGTGCTGACCCCGCGGCCGCGGGCGTCGATCGAGCAGTTCTTCACCGGCCTGGAGAAGGTGGACCCGGGGCTGCAGGTCGTGAACCGGTGGCGGCCCGAGGAGAGCGACGCGTACAAGGACCTCAGCGAGGGCGAGTGTTCGCTGTTGGGTGCGGTCGCGCGGAAGGCTTGACCTCGAGTTCGGTTGAGGTTCTAGCGTCGGGCGCATGA
This genomic window contains:
- a CDS encoding SAM-dependent methyltransferase; translation: MSNNDWMIESSNEAADREPVELHPERPHPARVYDYLLGGNTNFASDRAFAEAALKLNEGTRTTARSNREFLRRAVTFLTRDAGIRQFIDIGTGLPTSPNVHEIAHSIAPESRVVYTDNDPIVAAHARALLTSEPGTGPTTYIEADLRKPETILSQAHEILDFTQPIGLLLIAVTHHLKNDEDPQAVVAAVVDALPSGSYLALSQITDEFRPEQWHAIEADFARRGSVLTPRPRASIEQFFTGLEKVDPGLQVVNRWRPEESDAYKDLSEGECSLLGAVARKA